From Mustelus asterias chromosome 5, sMusAst1.hap1.1, whole genome shotgun sequence, a single genomic window includes:
- the LOC144494028 gene encoding G-protein coupled receptor 15-like, producing the protein MAVADLMIIINDVILRQINYHYFSGSFLDITPVCSVLYATTRVSIDCSVWFTIAFSFDRFVAICCQKLKDKYCTKKTAGIIIATGSVLFCAKNVPLYFTNEPYEIINNVPFYCAAKTSYYTEPGWIGYDWFDMILNPMLPFALILFINTLTVRHILVASQVRKSLTGQRKGENNVDPEMESRRRSMILLFTISGSFITLWMTYVIYFLYYRITGTNPTGYSSPLSIAGSVGAMLLDLSCCTNTFIYGVTQSKFREQFVNVVKYPCTLITKISNEQVKLS; encoded by the coding sequence ATGGCAGTTGCAGATTTAATGATCATTATCAATGATGTTATATTGAGGCAGATCAATTATCATTATTTCAGTGGGTCTTTCCTCGATATTACACCAGTGTGCAGTGTTCTTTACGCCACCACTCGTGTATCCATAGATTGCTCTGTATGGTTCACCATCGCTTTCTCATTTGATCGATTTGTTGCCATCTGTTGCCAGAAGCTTAAAGATAAATATTGTACTAAGAAAACTGCAGGTATTATCATCGCGACAGGCTCTGTTCTGTTTTGTGCAAAAAACGTTCCTCTTTACTTTACCAATGAACCCTATGAGATCATCAACAATGTGCCTTTCTACTGTGCTGCAAAAACAAGTTACTACACAGAGCCCGGATGGATAGGCTATGACTGGTTTGATATGATTTTAAACCCTATGCTTCCATTTGCTTTAATCTTGTTTATCAACACGCTTACGGTTAGGCACATTTTAGTGGCTAGTCAGGTTCGAAAAAGTCTGACAGGCCAACGGAAGGGAGAAAATAACGTTGATCCTGAGATGGAGAGCAGACGGAGAtctatgattttactcttcaccatatccggCAGCTTCATCACTCTGTGGATGACATATGTCATATATTTTTTGTATTACCGCATTACAGGAACAAATCCCACTGGTTACAGTAGTCCACTCTCCATCGCTGGCAGTGTCGGAGCCATGTTACTGGATCTAAGTtgttgcacaaacacatttatttatggggTGACACAGTCGAAATTCAGAGAGCAGTTTGTGAATGTGGTTAAATATCCGTGTACATTAATTACGAAAATAAGTAATGAACAAGTCAAGTTGTCTTAG